The proteins below are encoded in one region of Engystomops pustulosus chromosome 8, aEngPut4.maternal, whole genome shotgun sequence:
- the PERCC1 gene encoding protein PERCC1: MATGVIRNLSEFKFLPPFQHPFLFPGLTHDVDFQDTSEEEDELIEEDDIEDLSCGEDLDVRSTSDVGRQEASSEDSTSGMTEQLLRFTELISNDIQRYFGQKTKEEDPDSCNIYEDYFTPRMYGGQELYYQDLVKMAQSKDHDIEDLFHPLTPPVEIDQKMLKSICTKEDPKKLGPLTELFDFGLRKYTRQKMAMGKDARLHRLDRKYAHIVPMHRRTLPLSFWKEPSPIPSCILNTTTPDFSDLLENWTSDAHHELQGAGRDLMSEFSR, translated from the coding sequence ATGGCAACTGGCGTGATAAGAAACCTCTCGGAATTTAAGTTCCTTCCCCCGTTCCAGCACCCGTTCCTCTTCCCGGGACTGACCCACGATGTTGACTTTCAAGATACTTCGGAAGAAGAGGATGAACTCATAGAAGAGGATGACATAGAAGACCTGTCCTGTGGAGAAGACCTAGACGTCAGGTCCACCAGCGATGTGGGCAGACAGGAGGCCTCCTCAGAAGACAGCACCTCGGGGATGACGGAGCAGCTCCTCAGATTTACCGAGCTTATAAGCAACGACATCCAACGGTATTTTGGCCAGAAGACCAAAGAAGAAGACCCAGACTCCTGTAATATCTATGAGGACTACTTCACCCCTCGAATGTACGGAGGGCAGGAGTTGTATTATCAGGACCTGGTAAAGATGGCCCAAAGCAAAGATCATGATATAGAAGACCTCTTCCACCCCTTGACCCCTCCTGTAGAGATTGACCAGAAGATGCTAAAATCTATTTGCACCAAGGAAGACCCCAAGAAGCTCGGCCCCCTCACTGAACTCTTCGACTTTGGTCTTCGGAAGTATACCAGGCAGAAGATGGCCATGGGCAAGGACGCCAGGCTACACAGACTGGACCGCAAATATGCCCATATTGTGCCCATGCACAGGCGGACGCTGCCCCTGTCCTTCTGGAAGGAGCCATCTCCCATCCCATCGTGTATCCTCAACACGACCACCCCGGACTTCAGTGATCTCCTGGAAAACTGGACATCAGACGCTCACCACGAGTTACAGGGAGCAGGACGTGACCTCATGAGCGAATTCAGCAGATAG